In the Pseudoliparis swirei isolate HS2019 ecotype Mariana Trench chromosome 21, NWPU_hadal_v1, whole genome shotgun sequence genome, one interval contains:
- the rps4x gene encoding 40S ribosomal protein S4, X isoform produces the protein MARGPKKHLKRVAAPKHWMLDKLTGVFAPRPSTGPHKLRECLPLIIFLRNRLKYALTGDEVKKICMQRFIKIDGKVRTDITYPAGFMDVISIEKTGEHFRLIYDVKGRFTVHRITAEEAKYKLCKVKKLIVGTKGIPHLVTHDARTIRYPDPLIKVNDTVRIDLDTGKITEFIKFDTSNLCMVTGGANLGRIGIVTNRERHPGSFDVVHVKDSTGNNFATRLSNIFIIGKGNKPWVSLPRGKGIRLTIAEERDKRLAAKQGSS, from the exons ATG GCAAGAGGACCGAAGAAGCACCTGAAGCGCGTCGCAGCGCCAAAGCACTGGATGCTTGACAAGCTCACCGGAGTTTTT GCTCCTCGTCCTTCCACCGGTCCCCACAAGCTGAGGGAGTGCCTGCCCCTCATCATCTTCCTCAGGAACCGTCTGAAGTACGCCCTGACTGGGGACGAGGTGAAGAAGATCTGCATGCAGAGGTTCATCAAGATCGACGGCAAGGTCCGCACCGACATCACCTACCCGGCTGGATTCATGG aCGTGATCAGCATCGAGAAGACCGGCGAGCACTTCCGTCTGATCTACGATGTGAAGGGACGCTTCACCGTCCACCGCATCACCGCCGAGGAGGCCAAG TACAAGCTGTGCAAGGTGAAGAAGCTCATCGTCGGCACCAAGGGGATCCCCCACCTGGTGACCCACGACGCCCGCACCATCCGCTACCCCGACCCCCTGATCAAGGTCAACGACACCGTCCGCATCGACCTGGACACCGGCAAGATCACCGAGTTCATCAAGTTCGACACCA GTAACCTGTGCATGGTGACCGGTGGTGCCAATTTGGGGCGTATCGGCATCGTCACCAACCGGGAGCGCCACCCCGGCTCCTTCGACGTGGTGCACGTGAAGGACAGCACAGGCAACAACTTCGCCACCAGGCTCTCCAACATCTTCATCATCGgcaag GGCAACAAGCCGTGGGTGTCCCTGCCCCGAGGGAAGGGCATCCGTCTGACCATCGCCGAGGAGCGAGACAAGAGGCTGGCGGCCAAGCAGGGCAGCAGCTAG